One region of Kytococcus sedentarius DSM 20547 genomic DNA includes:
- the pheT gene encoding phenylalanine--tRNA ligase subunit beta: MHIPINWLGEYVELPQGVTGEQVAADLVRLGFEEESLGAQMITGPLVVGKVLSREPEPQKNGKVINWCQVDVGQANGTGEPQGIICGAHNFDVDDLVVVSLPGAVLSGGFEISERKTYGHLSAGMICSAAELGLGDDHDGIIVLTEYLGEDASSLQPGQDALPLLGLDSQTIEVNVTPDRGYAMSMRGLAREYSHATGSRFTDPAALAVDTPSGDGVPVSVTDSGPIRGVPGCDRYVARVVRGIDRSRPTPRWMAKRLTDAGMRPLGLIVDVTNYVMLALGQPLHAFDLGAVRDGIEVRRAAAGEKLTTLDGKERSLDPEDLVITSGGGPVALAGVMGGADSEIGDETTDLLLESAHFDAVSIARTARRHRLVSEASKRYERRVDPQLAPSAAQLAVDLLVEHGGGVAETAFTDLDHTTSPEPIRFDTAHPTALVGVEYDRATVIDRLAMIGCRVEADGAADGGHGTVLVTPPSWRPDLTIPVDLVEEVARLSGYDEIPSVLPQAPGGGGLTLSQRRRRIAADLLADAGLHQVVTLPMTSAAQWDRLGYPEDDPRRNALRLHNPLSAEEPFLRTSLLQTLVPAARRNLARGQRGAAVYELGRVVLPSGDVVAPVQDVGLEPSAEMLQALADAVPHQPFHAAGIIAGEWERQGWWGPARAAEWSDAVELVLGLAGRFGVEVTLEQAQHAPFHPGRCARLVLADGTTWGHAGELHPQRLAELELPERTVGFEVDVDALIEASPEVSTHRDFSDQPFSRVDVALLTDLSVPASDIGAALREGAGELLESVEMFDQYTGEQVGPGRRSTAWRLTFRATDRTLTNEETNAARDAAIALVTERTGAQHRG; this comes from the coding sequence ATGCACATCCCGATCAACTGGCTGGGCGAGTACGTCGAGCTTCCGCAGGGCGTGACCGGCGAGCAGGTCGCGGCAGACCTCGTGCGCCTGGGCTTCGAGGAGGAGTCCCTCGGCGCGCAGATGATCACCGGTCCCCTCGTGGTGGGCAAGGTGCTCTCCCGCGAGCCGGAGCCGCAGAAGAACGGCAAGGTCATCAACTGGTGCCAGGTCGACGTCGGTCAGGCCAACGGCACCGGCGAGCCGCAGGGGATCATCTGCGGCGCCCACAACTTCGACGTCGACGACCTCGTGGTGGTCTCCCTGCCCGGGGCCGTGCTCTCGGGCGGGTTCGAGATCAGCGAGCGCAAGACCTACGGCCACCTGTCGGCGGGCATGATCTGCTCGGCCGCGGAGCTGGGCCTCGGCGACGACCACGACGGCATCATCGTCCTGACCGAGTACCTGGGTGAGGACGCCAGCAGTCTGCAGCCGGGGCAGGACGCGCTCCCGCTGCTGGGGCTGGACTCCCAGACCATCGAGGTCAACGTCACGCCGGACCGCGGCTACGCCATGAGCATGCGGGGCTTGGCCCGCGAGTACTCCCACGCGACGGGTTCGCGCTTCACCGACCCGGCCGCCCTCGCCGTCGACACCCCCAGCGGTGACGGTGTGCCCGTCAGCGTGACGGACTCCGGCCCCATCCGGGGTGTCCCCGGGTGCGACCGCTACGTCGCTCGGGTGGTGCGCGGTATCGACCGCTCCCGCCCCACCCCCCGCTGGATGGCCAAGCGCCTGACCGATGCGGGGATGCGGCCGCTCGGTCTCATCGTCGACGTCACCAACTACGTGATGCTGGCCCTGGGCCAGCCGCTCCACGCCTTCGACCTCGGGGCCGTGCGCGACGGCATCGAGGTCCGGCGGGCTGCAGCGGGGGAGAAGCTCACCACGCTGGACGGCAAGGAGCGCTCCCTGGACCCGGAGGACCTCGTCATCACCTCCGGGGGTGGGCCGGTGGCCCTGGCCGGTGTCATGGGCGGGGCCGACTCCGAGATCGGCGACGAGACCACCGACCTGCTGCTCGAGTCCGCCCACTTCGATGCAGTGAGCATCGCCCGGACGGCCCGCCGCCACCGCCTGGTGTCCGAGGCCTCGAAGCGCTACGAGCGCCGGGTCGACCCGCAGCTCGCGCCGTCCGCTGCCCAGCTGGCCGTCGACCTGCTCGTGGAGCACGGCGGCGGGGTGGCCGAGACCGCGTTCACGGACCTCGACCACACCACCTCGCCGGAGCCCATCCGCTTCGACACGGCCCACCCCACTGCGCTGGTGGGTGTCGAGTACGACCGCGCGACCGTCATCGACCGCCTGGCGATGATCGGCTGCCGGGTCGAGGCCGACGGTGCCGCGGACGGCGGCCACGGCACGGTCCTCGTGACGCCGCCGTCGTGGCGGCCGGACCTCACGATCCCCGTCGACCTCGTGGAGGAGGTGGCCCGGCTCAGCGGCTACGACGAGATCCCGTCGGTGCTGCCGCAGGCACCCGGTGGGGGTGGGCTGACGCTCTCGCAGCGTCGCCGCCGCATCGCCGCGGACCTGCTGGCTGACGCCGGGCTGCACCAGGTGGTGACGCTGCCGATGACCTCCGCCGCGCAGTGGGACCGGTTGGGCTACCCCGAGGACGACCCGCGCCGCAACGCGCTGCGCCTGCACAACCCGCTCTCGGCCGAGGAGCCCTTCCTGCGCACCTCGCTGCTGCAGACCCTGGTCCCGGCGGCCCGGCGCAACCTGGCGCGGGGTCAGCGGGGGGCCGCGGTCTACGAGCTGGGTCGCGTGGTGCTGCCCTCCGGCGACGTCGTCGCCCCGGTCCAGGACGTCGGCCTGGAGCCCTCTGCCGAGATGCTGCAGGCCCTGGCCGATGCGGTGCCGCACCAGCCCTTCCACGCCGCCGGCATCATCGCGGGGGAGTGGGAGCGCCAGGGGTGGTGGGGTCCTGCTCGTGCCGCCGAGTGGTCCGATGCGGTGGAGCTCGTGCTGGGGCTGGCCGGGCGGTTCGGGGTGGAGGTCACCCTCGAGCAGGCGCAGCACGCCCCCTTCCACCCGGGCCGCTGCGCCCGGCTGGTGCTGGCAGACGGCACCACCTGGGGCCACGCCGGGGAGCTGCACCCGCAGCGCTTGGCGGAGCTCGAGCTGCCGGAGCGCACGGTGGGCTTCGAGGTCGACGTCGACGCCCTCATCGAGGCCTCGCCGGAGGTCTCGACGCACCGCGACTTCTCCGACCAGCCCTTCTCCCGGGTGGACGTCGCGCTGCTGACGGACCTGTCGGTGCCGGCATCGGACATCGGTGCCGCGCTGCGCGAGGGTGCGGGGGAGCTGCTGGAGTCGGTGGAGATGTTCGACCAGTACACCGGTGAGCAGGTCGGCCCGGGGCGGCGCAGCACCGCCTGGCGCCTGACCTTCCGGGCCACCGACCGCACGTTGACGAACGAGGAGACGAACGCGGCCCGCGACGCGGCGATCGCGCTCGTCACGGAGCGGACAGGAGCGCAGCACCGTGGGTGA
- a CDS encoding SDR family NAD(P)-dependent oxidoreductase gives MGEQAQQRPTALVVGATRGIGAEIARGLAGDGYDLVLTGRDARALAEVAEDCRAAGAAVTCHPLDVTDTEAVRTVVDEAWNASGRLEAAVVSAGIIEAERPLWEVPLEELWQVMTVNVLGPLAVAHELVPRMIEAGGGRIVHLNSGSGTRNAPVYPAYHASKSALARITGSVAMAAGEHGVHAFDLAPGVVRTDMTASMPMHDQRTDWTDPGEVVELALALASGELDAFSGRMVRAGTDTPESLRAAAGELGDADRTLGLLPYGPQDSLA, from the coding sequence GTGGGTGAGCAGGCACAGCAGCGGCCAACGGCCCTCGTGGTCGGGGCCACCCGGGGCATCGGCGCGGAGATCGCGCGCGGCTTGGCTGGGGACGGGTACGACCTGGTCCTGACGGGCCGCGACGCCCGGGCCCTGGCCGAGGTGGCCGAGGACTGCCGCGCCGCGGGGGCCGCGGTCACCTGCCACCCCCTGGACGTCACGGACACCGAGGCGGTGCGGACGGTCGTTGACGAGGCCTGGAACGCGTCGGGCCGGCTGGAGGCCGCAGTCGTCTCCGCGGGCATCATCGAGGCCGAGCGGCCGCTGTGGGAGGTGCCGCTCGAGGAGCTGTGGCAGGTCATGACGGTGAACGTGCTGGGGCCACTGGCGGTGGCCCACGAGCTCGTGCCCCGCATGATCGAGGCAGGGGGCGGTCGGATCGTCCACCTGAACTCCGGTTCCGGCACCAGGAACGCCCCGGTGTACCCGGCCTACCACGCCAGCAAGTCGGCGCTCGCCCGCATCACGGGGTCGGTGGCGATGGCGGCCGGAGAGCACGGCGTCCACGCGTTCGACCTGGCCCCCGGGGTGGTGCGCACGGACATGACCGCGTCGATGCCGATGCACGACCAGCGGACCGACTGGACCGATCCCGGCGAGGTCGTGGAGCTGGCCCTCGCCCTGGCCTCCGGGGAGCTCGACGCCTTCTCGGGGCGGATGGTCCGGGCCGGCACGGACACGCCGGAGTCGCTGCGGGCGGCTGCCGGCGAGCTGGGGGATGCCGACCGCACCCTGGGCCTGCTGCCCTATGGTCCCCAGGACTCCCTGGCCTGA
- the tyrS gene encoding tyrosine--tRNA ligase, which produces MNAETELSTQEPTTPRDTQDAVLSGVLAELQWRGVIAQSTDLLELDRMLAAGPVHFYIGFDPTAPSLHVGSLVQLVTMRRLQEAGHIPVVLVGGSTGLIGDPRPTSERNLHDRETVARWVDSIAQQVRPFVHFEGENAATVVNNLDWFGQLGALDFLRDVGKHFRVNQMLKKDAVSARLESSQGISYTEFSYQILQGYDFWHLFTSLGVRLQVGGQDQWGNLMAGVDYVHRVEGESVHALTTPLVTEASGRKFGKSEGNAIWLDASMTSPWTFHQFWLNAEDEKVVEYLRLFTLLDREQIAELEREVAEAPFKRTAQRALAREMTTLVHGAEITDGVEAAAEALFGKGDLQQVDAGVLLDATAELTGGEVEVGTSWVDVVVAVGFADSRKAAKRLLGEGGISVNSQKVTDPEGAITDADFVGGQVAVVKRGRRTLAAARRAG; this is translated from the coding sequence GTGAACGCCGAGACCGAGCTCTCCACCCAGGAGCCCACGACCCCCCGCGACACCCAGGACGCGGTGTTGTCCGGCGTGCTGGCCGAGCTGCAGTGGCGGGGCGTGATCGCCCAGTCGACTGACCTGCTGGAGCTGGACCGCATGCTGGCCGCCGGGCCGGTGCACTTCTACATCGGTTTCGATCCCACCGCGCCCTCGCTGCACGTGGGGAGCCTCGTCCAGCTGGTGACGATGCGGCGGCTCCAGGAGGCCGGGCACATCCCGGTGGTGCTCGTCGGTGGGTCGACGGGCCTCATCGGCGACCCGCGCCCCACCTCGGAACGGAACCTCCACGACCGGGAGACGGTCGCCCGATGGGTCGACAGCATCGCCCAGCAGGTACGCCCCTTCGTCCACTTCGAGGGGGAGAACGCCGCCACGGTGGTGAACAACCTGGACTGGTTCGGGCAGCTCGGGGCGCTCGACTTCCTGCGGGACGTGGGCAAGCACTTCCGGGTGAACCAGATGCTGAAGAAGGACGCGGTCAGCGCACGGCTGGAGTCCAGCCAGGGCATCAGCTACACCGAGTTCAGCTACCAGATCCTGCAGGGCTACGACTTCTGGCACCTCTTCACCAGCCTCGGGGTACGTCTCCAGGTCGGGGGCCAGGACCAGTGGGGGAACCTGATGGCCGGGGTGGACTACGTGCACCGGGTGGAGGGTGAGTCCGTGCACGCCCTGACCACGCCCTTGGTCACCGAGGCCTCGGGCCGGAAGTTCGGCAAGTCCGAGGGCAATGCCATCTGGCTCGACGCCTCCATGACCTCCCCGTGGACCTTCCACCAGTTCTGGCTCAACGCCGAGGACGAGAAGGTGGTGGAGTACCTGCGGCTGTTCACGCTGTTGGACCGCGAGCAGATCGCCGAGCTCGAGCGGGAGGTGGCCGAGGCGCCGTTCAAGCGAACCGCCCAGCGGGCGCTCGCCCGGGAGATGACCACCCTGGTGCACGGGGCGGAGATCACCGATGGGGTGGAGGCTGCGGCCGAGGCACTGTTCGGCAAGGGGGACCTCCAGCAGGTGGACGCCGGCGTGCTGTTGGACGCGACCGCGGAGCTCACCGGTGGCGAGGTCGAGGTGGGCACGTCCTGGGTGGACGTGGTGGTGGCCGTCGGGTTCGCGGACTCGCGCAAGGCCGCCAAGCGACTGCTGGGGGAGGGCGGCATCTCCGTCAACAGCCAGAAGGTGACCGACCCCGAGGGGGCCATTACGGACGCGGACTTCGTCGGGGGCCAGGTCGCGGTGGTCAAGCGCGGACGCAGGACCTTGGCCGCAGCACGTCGCGCGGGGTGA
- a CDS encoding TlyA family RNA methyltransferase: MTKGSVDVDPESISLKDGAQTAADEVSRAQRKLERALELWPEVTHGVSEAVDLGASTGGFTSVLLNAGVARVWAVDVGHDQLVDSLRRDDRVVVREGVNARDTGALQEAGLSEGCVRLVVCDVSFISVRYILPSIQWLLGAGGQAVVLCKPQFEVGPQGSLRGIVRSREIRREAVVGVLDGATASGFSPRSLAVSGTLGTHGNVEFLLRCEVPGPGDQEVVGGSWHSELLDVSNSFWDGEDGDAFDL; this comes from the coding sequence GTGACCAAGGGTTCCGTGGACGTGGATCCCGAGAGCATCAGCCTGAAGGACGGTGCGCAGACGGCGGCCGACGAGGTGAGCCGGGCGCAGCGCAAGCTCGAGCGGGCTCTGGAGCTGTGGCCGGAGGTCACACACGGTGTGTCCGAGGCGGTCGACCTGGGCGCGTCGACAGGGGGCTTCACGTCCGTGCTCCTGAACGCGGGGGTGGCACGGGTGTGGGCCGTGGACGTCGGTCACGACCAGCTGGTCGACTCGCTTCGTCGGGACGACCGGGTCGTGGTGCGCGAGGGGGTGAATGCGCGTGACACCGGGGCCCTCCAGGAGGCGGGTCTGTCGGAGGGCTGCGTGCGCCTTGTGGTCTGTGACGTCAGCTTCATCTCCGTGCGTTACATCCTGCCCTCCATCCAGTGGCTCCTGGGCGCCGGTGGGCAGGCCGTCGTGCTGTGCAAGCCCCAGTTCGAGGTGGGGCCGCAGGGATCCCTTCGGGGCATCGTCCGCAGTCGGGAGATTCGGCGGGAGGCCGTGGTGGGAGTTCTGGACGGAGCCACCGCATCGGGTTTCAGCCCGCGGTCCCTGGCGGTGAGCGGAACCCTTGGAACGCACGGGAACGTCGAGTTCCTGCTGCGGTGCGAGGTGCCGGGCCCGGGCGACCAAGAGGTTGTCGGTGGCTCGTGGCACAGTGAACTGCTCGATGTCAGCAACAGCTTCTGGGACGGTGAGGATGGCGATGCCTTCGACCTCTGA
- a CDS encoding NAD kinase encodes MPSTSDGDDLTSARQVIVCAHPGRPEAMAVAGEVAGLLCGRGVGVVAPADQVDALLRHGGARVESVGEGDGPELVVVLGGDGTILRGADLARHFSVPLLGVNLGHVGFLAEAEREDIGRTVDHIVDREYTVEHRMALDVQVFLEGQQIATGWALNEATVEKGSRERMVELALEVDGRPLATWGCDGIILATPTGSTAYAFSTGGPVVWPDVEAILTIPISAHALFARPLLVGPTTRLAVELIPESPGPGVLWCDGRAVADLPFGARVEVARSEDPVRLARLTSSPFTDRLVRKFGLSVEGWRGAARAQQAEEGWV; translated from the coding sequence ATGCCTTCGACCTCTGACGGTGATGACCTGACGTCGGCCCGGCAGGTCATCGTGTGCGCCCACCCCGGGCGCCCCGAGGCCATGGCCGTGGCGGGTGAGGTGGCGGGCCTTCTCTGTGGCCGCGGGGTCGGTGTCGTTGCCCCGGCGGACCAGGTGGACGCGCTGCTGCGGCACGGGGGAGCGCGTGTCGAGTCCGTCGGCGAGGGCGACGGCCCCGAGCTCGTGGTGGTCCTGGGCGGCGACGGCACCATCCTGCGCGGTGCAGACCTCGCCCGGCACTTCTCGGTGCCCCTGCTCGGGGTCAATCTGGGGCACGTCGGATTCCTGGCGGAGGCAGAGCGCGAGGACATCGGCCGGACCGTCGACCACATCGTGGACCGCGAGTACACGGTGGAGCACCGCATGGCGCTCGACGTGCAGGTCTTCCTCGAGGGGCAGCAGATCGCGACCGGCTGGGCCCTCAACGAGGCGACGGTGGAGAAGGGGTCACGCGAGCGGATGGTGGAGCTCGCCCTGGAGGTCGACGGTCGCCCGCTGGCCACGTGGGGCTGTGACGGCATCATCCTGGCGACTCCCACGGGGAGCACTGCGTACGCGTTCAGCACCGGCGGTCCCGTCGTGTGGCCCGACGTGGAGGCGATCCTGACGATTCCCATCAGCGCTCACGCGCTCTTCGCCCGTCCGCTGCTCGTGGGGCCGACCACCCGGCTGGCGGTGGAGCTCATTCCGGAGTCCCCGGGGCCGGGCGTCCTGTGGTGCGACGGACGCGCCGTGGCGGACCTGCCCTTCGGCGCCCGGGTCGAGGTGGCCCGCAGCGAGGACCCCGTCCGCCTGGCGCGGCTGACGAGCTCGCCGTTCACCGACCGGCTCGTGCGCAAGTTCGGGCTGAGCGTGGAGGGTTGGCGGGGTGCCGCTCGAGCGCAGCAGGCCGAGGAGGGCTGGGTATGA
- a CDS encoding DNA repair protein RecN: protein MKRPRDATNSTHRDGPGTEQSEPWLSTVEISNLGVIHDATVDLSRGLTVITGETGAGKTMMVQSLSLLLGRRAESGWVRHGADSAVVTGVYEVPPGQTDHPALRAVEDAGGVVEDELIVTRRVSAAGRSVAAAGGTRMPVRTLAGISELLVAIHGQADQWRLLSADAHREVLDAFGGEPVTERLTAYREARRVVVDLDRTVRDFDTERTIRAQRAAWLRKGLDLLASVDPSPGEEDELRERVARLDHAADLVEAGHLAAGALSGDATSAMPEPGATELIGQARAALERVAHVDAETGELYRRLQELGLLAHDLAADLSSWVGGLDLDPGELQTLHERRAALRSLAQEFGRPELLPEGDAQYDRRPEGEGSSGGAVARGSEGDADEHAAATMTEHAKPASDQLAPATDHATPTADRALAWGVIAAQELEGLGTSDEDREALVGELEQAKQAARAAADALTAARRAAAVELGDRVTQEVQALAMPKAVVTVAVEEARPGAHGADAVEIRMAPNRGVPARTVAKAASGGELSRLMLALEVVVGDAEGGVPTMVFDEVDAGVGGEAAHAIGARLARIARERQVVVVTHLPQVAAYADRHLVIAKSDDGSVTTSGVAAVEDEERLAELARMLGGVSESRSAREHAAELVEAARSRR, encoded by the coding sequence ATGAAGAGGCCACGGGACGCGACGAACAGCACGCACCGGGACGGGCCGGGCACCGAGCAGTCCGAGCCCTGGCTGTCCACCGTCGAGATCTCCAACCTCGGCGTCATCCACGATGCGACGGTCGACCTCTCGCGGGGCCTGACGGTGATCACTGGGGAGACCGGTGCCGGCAAGACGATGATGGTGCAGAGCCTCTCGCTGCTGCTGGGGCGTCGTGCCGAGTCCGGCTGGGTGCGCCACGGGGCGGACTCGGCGGTGGTGACCGGCGTGTACGAAGTGCCCCCGGGTCAGACGGACCACCCTGCCCTGCGTGCGGTGGAGGACGCCGGCGGCGTGGTGGAGGACGAGCTGATCGTCACCCGGAGGGTCAGTGCCGCAGGCCGTTCCGTGGCCGCAGCCGGCGGGACGCGGATGCCCGTGCGCACCCTGGCCGGCATCAGTGAACTCCTCGTGGCCATCCACGGTCAGGCCGACCAGTGGCGGTTGCTCTCGGCGGACGCGCACCGCGAGGTGCTTGACGCGTTCGGGGGTGAACCTGTGACCGAGCGTCTGACTGCGTACCGCGAGGCCCGGCGAGTCGTGGTGGACCTCGACCGCACAGTGAGGGATTTCGACACCGAGCGCACGATCCGCGCACAGCGGGCGGCGTGGCTCCGCAAGGGCCTGGATCTCCTGGCCTCCGTGGACCCGTCGCCGGGCGAGGAGGACGAGCTCCGGGAGCGGGTGGCGCGGCTGGACCACGCGGCAGACCTGGTGGAGGCGGGCCACCTCGCCGCGGGAGCGCTGTCGGGGGACGCCACCAGTGCGATGCCCGAGCCCGGGGCGACCGAGCTGATCGGGCAGGCGCGGGCCGCCCTGGAGCGCGTGGCCCACGTGGACGCCGAGACCGGGGAGCTGTACCGACGTCTGCAGGAGCTGGGCCTGCTCGCCCACGACCTCGCGGCAGACCTCTCGTCATGGGTGGGCGGTCTGGACCTGGACCCCGGGGAGTTGCAGACCCTGCACGAACGGCGGGCGGCACTGCGCTCCTTGGCGCAGGAGTTCGGGCGCCCGGAGCTGCTGCCCGAGGGAGACGCCCAGTATGACCGTCGACCAGAGGGTGAGGGCTCGTCCGGCGGCGCTGTCGCGCGGGGGAGTGAGGGTGACGCCGATGAGCATGCCGCGGCCACGATGACGGAACACGCCAAGCCCGCGTCGGACCAGCTCGCACCGGCGACGGACCACGCCACGCCCACGGCGGACCGCGCCCTGGCCTGGGGGGTGATCGCGGCGCAGGAGCTCGAGGGCCTGGGCACGTCGGACGAGGACCGCGAGGCGCTGGTCGGCGAACTTGAGCAGGCCAAGCAGGCCGCGCGCGCTGCGGCAGACGCCCTCACTGCCGCACGGCGTGCCGCGGCGGTGGAGTTGGGGGACCGGGTCACCCAGGAGGTGCAGGCCCTGGCCATGCCCAAGGCGGTGGTGACCGTGGCGGTGGAGGAGGCCCGGCCGGGTGCCCATGGCGCCGACGCGGTGGAGATCCGCATGGCGCCGAACCGCGGGGTGCCCGCGCGCACGGTCGCCAAGGCGGCTTCGGGCGGTGAGCTGAGCCGCTTGATGCTGGCGCTGGAGGTCGTGGTCGGGGACGCCGAGGGCGGCGTGCCCACCATGGTCTTCGACGAGGTCGATGCCGGCGTCGGGGGAGAGGCCGCCCACGCCATCGGGGCGCGGCTGGCCCGCATCGCCCGGGAACGACAGGTCGTGGTGGTCACCCACCTGCCCCAGGTGGCGGCCTACGCGGACCGGCACCTGGTCATCGCCAAGTCCGATGACGGGTCGGTCACCACCTCGGGCGTCGCTGCCGTCGAGGACGAGGAGCGGCTCGCGGAGCTGGCCCGCATGCTCGGCGGGGTCTCGGAGAGCCGCAGCGCCCGGGAGCACGCGGCGGAGCTGGTGGAGGCGGCCCGGAGCCGCCGCTGA
- a CDS encoding CTP synthase, whose amino-acid sequence MTPCPGEWVCWQPVVPTTRHIFVTGGVVSSLGKGLTASSLGLLLRSRGLKVTMQKLDPYINVDPGTMNPFQHGEVFVTEDGGETDLDIGHYERFLDDNLTAGANVTTGQVYHSVIAKERRGEYLGDTVQVIPHITNEIVARMRAAAEVDDEGARPDVIITEIGGTVGDIESLPFLEAARQVRHQLGRDNVFFLHVSLVPFIGPSGELKTKPTQHSVARLREYGIQPDAVVVRADRQLPESIKNKISMACDVDREAVATCPDAPSIYDIPKVLHREGLDAVVVRRLGLSFKDVDWTDWDDLLTRVHEPRHQVEVAIVGKYVDLPDAYLSISEALRAGGFHHHAKVSLRWVASDLCQTPEGAAEALSGVDAVLVPGGFGIRGIEGKLGALTWAREHQVPTLGICLGMQCMVIQHARTIEGLEEASSSEFDTDSEHPVIATMAEQLDVVDGRGDLGGTMRLGAYDAALLDGSVVAETYGTTSVSERHRHRYEVNNGYREQLEQSGLVMSGTSPDGQLVEFVELPRQVHPYYVGTQAHPELKSRPHRAHPLFAGLIGAALAQRGLEKDPA is encoded by the coding sequence ATGACCCCGTGCCCGGGCGAGTGGGTATGCTGGCAGCCCGTGGTGCCCACTACTCGACACATCTTCGTGACCGGCGGCGTCGTCTCCTCCCTCGGGAAGGGACTGACCGCATCATCCCTCGGACTCCTCCTGCGTTCGCGTGGCCTCAAGGTCACCATGCAGAAGCTGGACCCCTACATCAACGTGGACCCCGGAACGATGAACCCGTTCCAGCACGGCGAGGTCTTCGTCACTGAGGACGGGGGCGAGACCGACCTCGACATCGGCCACTACGAGCGCTTCCTCGATGACAACCTCACCGCCGGGGCCAACGTGACGACCGGGCAGGTGTACCACTCGGTCATCGCCAAGGAGCGCCGCGGCGAGTACCTCGGGGACACCGTGCAGGTGATCCCGCACATCACCAACGAGATCGTCGCCCGCATGCGCGCGGCCGCCGAGGTAGATGACGAGGGCGCCCGCCCGGACGTCATCATCACCGAGATCGGGGGCACCGTCGGTGACATCGAGTCCCTGCCCTTCCTCGAAGCCGCCCGTCAGGTGCGCCACCAGCTGGGGCGCGACAACGTCTTCTTCCTGCACGTCTCGCTGGTGCCCTTCATCGGCCCCTCGGGGGAGCTCAAGACCAAGCCGACGCAGCACTCCGTCGCCCGCCTGCGCGAGTACGGCATCCAGCCGGACGCCGTGGTCGTGCGCGCCGACCGGCAGCTGCCGGAGTCGATCAAGAACAAGATCTCGATGGCGTGCGACGTCGACCGGGAGGCCGTGGCCACCTGTCCCGACGCGCCGAGCATCTACGACATCCCCAAGGTGCTGCATCGCGAGGGCCTGGACGCGGTGGTCGTGCGCCGCCTCGGCCTGTCCTTCAAGGACGTCGACTGGACGGACTGGGACGACCTGCTGACGCGGGTGCACGAGCCGAGGCACCAGGTGGAGGTCGCCATCGTCGGCAAGTACGTCGACCTGCCCGACGCCTACCTCTCCATCTCGGAGGCACTGCGCGCCGGTGGCTTCCACCACCACGCCAAGGTCTCCCTGCGTTGGGTGGCCAGCGACCTGTGCCAGACGCCCGAGGGGGCCGCCGAGGCTCTCTCCGGGGTGGACGCGGTCCTGGTGCCCGGGGGCTTCGGCATCCGCGGCATCGAGGGCAAGCTCGGCGCGCTGACCTGGGCCCGCGAGCACCAGGTGCCCACGCTCGGCATCTGCCTGGGCATGCAGTGCATGGTCATCCAGCACGCCCGCACCATCGAGGGCCTCGAGGAGGCCTCGAGCTCCGAGTTCGACACCGACTCCGAGCACCCCGTCATCGCCACCATGGCCGAGCAGCTCGACGTCGTCGACGGCCGCGGGGACCTGGGCGGCACCATGCGCCTGGGTGCGTACGACGCGGCCCTGCTGGACGGCTCCGTCGTCGCCGAGACCTACGGCACCACCAGCGTGAGCGAGCGCCACCGGCACCGGTACGAGGTGAACAACGGCTACCGCGAGCAGTTGGAGCAGTCCGGCCTGGTGATGTCCGGAACGTCCCCGGACGGCCAGCTCGTGGAGTTCGTGGAGTTGCCCCGCCAGGTGCATCCCTACTACGTCGGTACGCAGGCCCACCCCGAGCTGAAGTCCCGGCCGCACCGTGCCCACCCGCTGTTCGCCGGCCTCATCGGCGCGGCACTGGCCCAGCGCGGTCTGGAGAAGGACCCCGCATGA
- a CDS encoding NUDIX domain-containing protein, with product MSAELGLDAPRLDPERTPLADEVTDLGSGEERVLHEGARYPVVGAEVELGDGVAWREWTRHPGAVGIVATRPAEPPEDLEVFCVRQYRHPVRATAWEVPAGLLDVPGEPMLTAAARELAEEAALTADTWSTLADYHTTPGGSAEAIRVFWARDVHDVAEDDFGREGEEADMTGHWVRLADLLDAVHAGRVHNPSTVIGALALDRVLHRGASARPADAPFELGPVDHR from the coding sequence ATGAGCGCCGAGCTCGGTCTCGATGCGCCCCGGCTGGATCCGGAGCGCACCCCGCTGGCCGATGAGGTGACCGACCTCGGGTCGGGGGAGGAACGCGTGCTCCACGAGGGGGCCCGCTACCCCGTGGTCGGTGCGGAGGTCGAGCTCGGCGACGGCGTGGCGTGGCGCGAGTGGACCCGCCACCCGGGGGCCGTCGGCATCGTGGCCACGCGCCCCGCGGAGCCGCCGGAGGACCTCGAGGTCTTCTGCGTCCGGCAGTACCGCCACCCGGTCCGCGCGACGGCCTGGGAGGTGCCGGCTGGGCTGCTGGACGTCCCCGGCGAGCCGATGCTGACCGCTGCAGCGCGCGAGCTGGCCGAGGAGGCTGCCCTCACGGCCGACACCTGGTCGACCCTGGCGGACTACCACACCACCCCCGGTGGCTCCGCCGAGGCGATTCGTGTCTTCTGGGCGCGCGACGTCCACGACGTGGCCGAGGACGACTTCGGCCGCGAGGGCGAGGAGGCGGACATGACCGGCCACTGGGTGCGTCTGGCCGACCTCCTCGATGCGGTGCACGCCGGCCGGGTGCACAACCCCAGCACCGTCATCGGCGCCCTGGCGCTGGACCGCGTGCTGCACCGAGGGGCCTCCGCCCGGCCCGCGGACGCGCCCTTCGAGCTCGGGCCCGTCGACCACCGCTGA